In Candidatus Tectomicrobia bacterium, one DNA window encodes the following:
- a CDS encoding cyclic nucleotide-binding domain-containing protein, with amino-acid sequence MAGSGGAGVQKVVFRRALPERLQYVLVKLQKTCAFFSSMQESEVREFLRLCRMESFDEGSLIFQRGEPGGCMYIVVSGQVSVVPGGAHKHEVRLGPGDAFGEMALLEVAPRSGSAWAMKKTVLLAASAEVLGAPSPFLRAKVMTNVARQLARYLREADAFIEGWAKEEKEEKAAPATP; translated from the coding sequence ATGGCCGGGAGCGGGGGGGCGGGCGTCCAGAAGGTGGTCTTCAGGCGGGCGCTCCCGGAGCGCCTTCAGTACGTCCTGGTCAAGCTCCAAAAAACATGCGCCTTTTTCTCCTCCATGCAGGAGAGCGAAGTGAGAGAGTTCCTGCGGCTGTGCCGCATGGAGTCCTTCGACGAGGGGTCTCTCATTTTCCAGCGCGGGGAGCCGGGCGGCTGCATGTACATCGTCGTCTCGGGCCAGGTGTCGGTCGTGCCGGGCGGCGCTCACAAGCACGAGGTGCGCCTGGGGCCGGGGGACGCGTTCGGGGAGATGGCGCTGTTGGAGGTGGCCCCCCGGAGCGGGAGCGCCTGGGCGATGAAGAAGACGGTCCTGCTGGCCGCGAGCGCCGAGGTTCTCGGTGCGCCGTCGCCCTTCCTGCGAGCCAAGGTCATGACGAACGTCGCGCGCCAGCTCGCCCGCTACCTGCGCGAGGCGGACGCCTTCATCGAGGGGTGGGCGAAAGAAGAAAAAGAAGAAAAGGCGGCTCCGGCTACGCCTTGA
- a CDS encoding EVE domain-containing protein: MPRHWLMKTEPEVFSFDDLLAKPGKTDRWEGVRNYLARNHMRAMKKGDRVLFYHSNAGPPHVAGLAEVVREAYPDPTAFDRKSRYYDPKSSPGNPRWFMVDVRALSKLPRPVALPEMKANPRLKDMPVVRPFQRLSVQPVTKEEFEEVVRMGKGKG, from the coding sequence ATGCCCCGCCACTGGCTCATGAAGACCGAGCCCGAGGTCTTCTCCTTCGACGACCTCCTCGCCAAGCCCGGGAAGACCGACCGCTGGGAGGGGGTGCGCAACTACCTCGCGCGCAACCACATGAGGGCGATGAAGAAGGGCGACCGGGTGCTCTTCTACCACTCGAACGCCGGCCCCCCGCACGTCGCGGGGCTGGCCGAGGTGGTCCGCGAGGCCTACCCCGACCCCACCGCCTTCGACCGGAAGTCCAGGTATTACGATCCCAAGTCCAGCCCCGGGAACCCGCGCTGGTTCATGGTGGACGTCCGCGCCCTCTCCAAGCTCCCCCGCCCCGTGGCCCTCCCCGAGATGAAGGCCAATCCCAGGCTCAAGGACATGCCCGTCGTCCGGCCCTTCCAGCGCCTCTCCGTCCAGCCCGTCACGAAGGAGGAGTTCGAGGAGGTGGTGAGGATGGGGAAGGGGAAGGGCTAA
- a CDS encoding amidohydrolase family protein: MARVLIRGGDLITMDPALGDIRGGSVLVDGDRIAAVGQVVDASGAEPVDASGMIVLPGFVDAHVHLWQTGLRGVAGDWTLADYYRTMHLNLARHFTAEDIYLANLVGGWNHLDSGITSLFDWCHNNPTPGHSDRAIDAHFDSGVRAVFGHGTARWDKTGSASPADIPHPAEEVRRLRDRLRDDGARVTLGMALRGPDQTPYEVAAKDIRLAYEHGLVASAHIGGRLVRECPDAIPRLHRDGLLGPHFNIVHGNQFTDDELHLIAESGTTLTACPEVEMQMGHGDPICGRFVVAGGAPSLGVDIESNVAGEMFTPMRVGLQFWRSTANGWLLRQGQAPERVVVSCRRAIEWATIEGARALGLGHRTGSLTPGKQADIILIRKDLNLSPVHDSVEAVVFHANPGNVDTVLVAGEFRKRGGRLLAPGLAQRMEELAESGRRILREAGMAKFG, translated from the coding sequence ATGGCCAGGGTCCTCATCCGCGGCGGCGACCTGATCACCATGGATCCCGCCCTGGGAGACATCCGGGGCGGGAGCGTCCTCGTCGACGGCGACCGGATCGCCGCCGTGGGCCAGGTGGTGGACGCCTCCGGCGCCGAGCCGGTGGACGCCTCCGGGATGATCGTCCTGCCCGGGTTCGTGGACGCCCACGTCCACCTCTGGCAGACGGGCCTGCGCGGGGTGGCCGGGGACTGGACCCTCGCCGACTACTACCGCACCATGCACCTGAACCTCGCGCGCCACTTCACCGCCGAGGACATCTACCTCGCCAACCTCGTGGGCGGCTGGAACCACCTGGACTCCGGCATCACCTCCCTCTTCGACTGGTGCCACAACAACCCCACACCCGGGCACTCCGACCGCGCCATCGACGCCCACTTCGACTCGGGCGTCCGCGCCGTCTTCGGCCACGGCACGGCGCGGTGGGACAAGACGGGGAGCGCGAGCCCCGCGGACATCCCCCATCCGGCGGAGGAGGTGCGCCGCCTCCGGGACCGCCTCCGCGACGACGGCGCGCGCGTCACCCTCGGCATGGCCCTGCGGGGCCCCGACCAGACCCCTTACGAGGTGGCGGCGAAGGACATCCGCCTCGCCTACGAGCACGGCCTGGTGGCGAGCGCCCACATCGGCGGCCGCCTCGTCCGCGAGTGCCCGGACGCCATTCCGCGGCTTCACCGGGACGGCCTCCTCGGCCCCCACTTCAACATCGTGCACGGCAACCAGTTCACCGACGATGAACTTCACCTCATCGCCGAGTCCGGGACCACCCTCACTGCCTGCCCCGAGGTGGAGATGCAGATGGGGCACGGCGACCCGATCTGCGGGCGGTTCGTGGTCGCGGGCGGCGCCCCTTCCCTGGGGGTGGACATCGAATCCAACGTCGCCGGCGAGATGTTCACCCCGATGCGGGTGGGGCTCCAGTTCTGGCGGTCCACGGCGAACGGCTGGCTCCTGCGCCAGGGCCAGGCCCCGGAGCGGGTGGTGGTGAGCTGCCGGCGGGCGATTGAATGGGCCACCATCGAGGGCGCCCGCGCCCTCGGGCTGGGGCACCGCACCGGCTCCCTCACCCCGGGCAAGCAGGCCGACATCATCCTCATCCGGAAGGACCTGAACCTCTCCCCCGTCCACGACTCCGTCGAGGCCGTGGTCTTCCACGCGAACCCCGGGAACGTGGACACCGTCCTCGTGGCCGGCGAGTTCCGCAAGCGCGGCGGGCGGCTCCTCGCCCCCGGCCTCGCGCAAAGGATGGAAGAGCTCGCCGAGTCCGGCCGGCGCATCCTCCGGGAAGCCGGCATGGCGAAATTCGGGTAA
- a CDS encoding mandelate racemase/muconate lactonizing enzyme family protein — protein sequence MAASSLTLLMATPAHVRVPLPRPLEVSTFRLPAVDTCAVTVRTREGLKGIGWCFAFGPERARALMAMVRDLFGVIAGKDPRDAEANWEAMRRSASFVGREGLSAMAIGALDTACWDIAAQAAGQPLWRLLGGARREIPCYASEGLWLNASRDELQREAASLKGRGFRAMKLRLGKPSLEEDLGRVRAVREAIGEDFPLMVDANQGWGLEHARRACRELEAERLVWIEEPVDHEDIPAMAALAGESATDICAGETNYGPGGLARILEAGGADVLMADLERCAGVTGWLRSARLAEKFGKPITPHLFHEVSAHLMSACPHAVWCEHMPWWEPILKEPMPVKDGFFVLPDRPGLGIEFDEASLRNFAPPAGG from the coding sequence ATGGCCGCTTCGTCCCTCACCCTCCTGATGGCCACCCCGGCCCACGTGCGGGTGCCGCTGCCCCGGCCGCTCGAGGTTTCGACCTTCCGGCTCCCCGCCGTGGACACCTGCGCCGTCACCGTCCGCACCCGGGAGGGCCTGAAGGGCATCGGCTGGTGCTTCGCCTTCGGCCCCGAGCGGGCGCGGGCCCTCATGGCCATGGTGCGGGACCTCTTCGGGGTCATCGCCGGCAAGGATCCGCGCGACGCCGAGGCCAACTGGGAGGCCATGCGCCGCTCGGCGAGCTTCGTCGGCCGCGAGGGCCTCAGCGCCATGGCCATCGGGGCGCTCGACACCGCCTGCTGGGACATCGCCGCCCAGGCCGCGGGCCAGCCGCTGTGGAGGCTCCTCGGGGGCGCCCGGCGGGAGATCCCCTGCTACGCGAGCGAGGGCCTGTGGCTCAACGCCTCCCGCGACGAGCTCCAGCGGGAGGCGGCCTCCCTCAAGGGGCGCGGCTTCCGGGCCATGAAGCTGCGCCTCGGCAAGCCCTCCCTGGAGGAGGACCTCGGCCGGGTGCGCGCGGTGCGCGAAGCCATAGGAGAGGACTTCCCGCTCATGGTGGACGCCAACCAGGGCTGGGGCCTTGAGCATGCCCGCCGCGCCTGCCGGGAGCTCGAGGCGGAGCGCCTCGTCTGGATCGAGGAGCCCGTCGACCACGAGGACATACCCGCCATGGCCGCCCTCGCCGGGGAGAGCGCCACCGACATCTGCGCCGGGGAGACGAACTACGGCCCGGGAGGCCTGGCGCGCATCCTGGAGGCCGGGGGCGCGGACGTGCTGATGGCGGACCTGGAGCGCTGCGCGGGGGTGACGGGCTGGCTCCGCTCGGCACGGCTGGCGGAGAAGTTCGGCAAGCCGATCACCCCGCACCTCTTCCACGAGGTTTCGGCCCACCTCATGAGCGCCTGCCCGCACGCCGTCTGGTGCGAGCACATGCCCTGGTGGGAGCCCATCCTGAAGGAGCCCATGCCCGTGAAGGACGGTTTCTTCGTCCTCCCGGACAGGCCGGGGCTGGGGATCGAGTTCGACGAGGCGTCCCTGCGGAACTTCGCCCCGCCCGCGGGCGGGTGA